A genomic region of Haliotis asinina isolate JCU_RB_2024 chromosome 1, JCU_Hal_asi_v2, whole genome shotgun sequence contains the following coding sequences:
- the LOC137266211 gene encoding transmembrane and immunoglobulin domain-containing protein 1-like produces MTMNPENVSFIYCVWVNGSVSERLLVLQPKSHRVEVSNNSHTDYRTRIRYTGEDSPSQTGQLRFTIYNVTVQDAGTYYCQGTNGEEVTGCRQVLVVAQKPATPTITGPDSPVSGENVTLTCSSSSRSLSPDHHPLTMTYIWRRDGALLESGDESPTGGDEMTISHVKRENQGDNYSCQVVEEGLESDWSLGHVLDVLHGPDQILFEGTRDKLEVEEGKPLTVRCSADCNPACTVTWWDTSTQMAITGHRKAVLSIYVDVSLSGQYTCHVNNSHGSSSRNLTLEVLPRKLIESGVDPIVPVTAACSVLIVVIAFVIVAVVFRRNRTKKGGKVYR; encoded by the exons ATGACCATGAACCCAGAGAATGTCAGCTTCATCTATTGTGTATGGGTGAATGGTTCGGTATCTGAGAGACTGTTAGTGCTCCAGCCCAAGTCACACCGTGTAGAGGTATCCAACAACAGTCACACCGACTACAGGACCAGGATCAGATACACCGGGGAGGACTCACCATCACAGACCGGACAGCTGAGGTTTACCATCTACAATGTTACTGTACAGGACGCTGGTACTTACTACTGTCAGGGAACCAATGGAGAGGAAGTTACTGGATGTAGACAGGTCCTGGTTGTAGCAC AAAAGCCAGCCACACCTACCATCACCGGACCTGACTCACCTGTATCAGGTGAGAATGTCACCCTCAcatgctcctcctcctcccggAGTCTATCCCCGGACCACCACCCACTGACCATGACCTACATCTGGAGGAGGGACGGGGCGCTGCTAGAATCTGGTGATGAGTCTCCTACAGGTGGAGATGAGATGACAATAAGCCACGTCAAGAGAGAGAACCAGGGAGACAACTACAGCTGTCAGGTTGTGGAGGAGGGGCTGGAGTCTGACTGGAGTCTCGGACATGTACTGGATGTCCTAC ATGGACCTGACCAGATACTGTTTGAAGGCACAAGGGACAAGCTGGAGGTAGAAGAGGGGAAACCTCTAACAGTGAGATGTTCCGCTGACTGTAACCCTGCCTGCACTGTAACCTGGTGGGACACATCCACACAGATGGCGATCACAGGACACAGGAAGGCTGTGTTGTCTATATATGTAGATGTGTCTCTGTCTGGACAGTACACGTGTCACGTCAACAACAGCCATGGGAGTTCATCAAGGAACCTGACACTGGAGGTCCTCC CACGTAAGTTAATTGAATCTGGTGTAGACCCCATCGTACCTGTGACTGCCGCCTGTTCTGTCCTCATTGTCGTCATCGCTTTCGTCATCGTCGCCGTCGTTTTCCGAAGAAACAGGACCAAGAAAG GAGGTAAAGTGTACAGGTGA
- the LOC137289314 gene encoding uncharacterized protein, whose product MADNEAQFQQDPSDLYAKVNKKRRRRREVSDVYATVQKAQCKQFMNRAYSGAGPSSENAVLIDYAGPVAAEYNNCGETNDDGLTYADLALESPTLIDGKPIIHRREEPVVYEQIDFALTPGPQLPDKIWEVEVQEEEERRRCLWE is encoded by the exons ATGGCTGACAACGAAGCACAATTTCAACAAGATCCAAGTG ACTTGTATGCCAAGGTGAACAAAAAGAGAAGGCGCAGGAGAGAAG TCTCTGATGTTTATGCCACGGTACAGAAGGCTCAATGCAAACAGTTCATGAACAGAGCTTACTCCGGCGCAGGGCCATCG TCGGAAAATGCAGTTCTAATCGACTATGCAGGACCAGTCGCTGCCGAATACAACAACTGTGGCGAAACG AATGATGATGGTCTGACCTACGCCGACCTTGCCCTTGAATCGCCTACCCTGATCGACGGCAAACCAATCATACACAGAAGGGAGGAGCCTGTGGTATATGAACAGATTGACTTCGCCCTCACCCCCGGGCCACAGCTTCCGGACAAGATATGGGAGGTGGAAGtgcaggaggaggaggagagacGACGGTGCCTCTGGGAGTGA